Part of the Pieris rapae chromosome 14, ilPieRapa1.1, whole genome shotgun sequence genome is shown below.
GCTCTATCGGGTGGTTTGTTTGTTCGCGCCCTGCTGATACAGGGCGGTACGGGGGCGGGCTAATAGCCCTTGGTGGGGGCTGCTGCGCGCGAGGAACAATGGCTCGACTCGCTGCGCGCAGCCGATGGGGTCTTGTCCGGGGTGTCAATCCGGTGGTGGTGTGGGGTCAAGGAGTAATCTCGACTTGACCCTGGTGTCGTGATCGGTGGTATCGGGCAGCGAGCTGCGCGGCTCGCGGTCAAGCTCCGCCGGGTGAGACCCCCGGTAGCCCCGGGGGAGGCCCAGCGAGGCGACCAGCAGTCGAAGCCGCGGCTGCTGCCCTGGTGTCATGTCCGGTGGTATCGGCATCCGCGGAGAGTAGCTCACGCGGATACCGCAGGCGATCTGGCGGCCTGGAGTGCCATGGCGCGATGTTTTGGAGATGGGGATGCTGAGAGCCATCCGCTCGATCGAACATCCCCTTCGCGAGCCGCGCGACGAACTCGTCGATGGACTCCATCCGCAGGTCTCGCGCTATGGTGGCGTTTCTCACGTAGCGGGGGGCCCCCACTGCGCGCCTCAGGCAGGTGTTCTGCACGGCGCGCAGTCTCTGCCGGTAGGCCTCCTTAGTGTAGGAGTACCACGCCGGCGCCGCGTACGTGAGATGTGGGCGCACGTACAGCTTGTACAGCGCGAGCTTGGTGCGGATCGGTATGTTGCCGGTGAATAGGGGGCGGAGTTTGCTCGACACCCCCTTCGCTCTTCCTGCAATCCTCTTGACGTGGTGCCGCATGGTCAGATTCCGGTCGATGGTGACCCCTAGGTAGGTGACCGGCGTCTTCCACGGCACGTCCTGGTCCTGGAGGAatgtctgaatatcgcgtggTGTAATAAGCTCTTAAGTAGTGATATGAAATACAACTGACAACACCGCTGACTTATTTTACAATTGCTAATTACTGTCAATTGTCACAGGCCTAaagaatttatgaaatttgatTAACACAACAcagtatattatatcaatatgtACTGACTGATCACTGAAGTCTTACTATATAACTAATAGTAGTTGTTATTGACAGtgttaaatagatttaattcccattttaaaagttttaataattaaaaaaaatgaattaaaacaatcacataatatataattacttagaCAAATGTGGAaacagttttttgttttgaaataggTTGTTGTTCTGTTTACTacaacttaattatatttcaaattcctAACTCCGCCAACATACttctaaataacttttaaccataataattgtttatagaaATGTCTAATTTAGAGGATAAGACTAACGGAGTTGGTTCGAATCCTCTCCAAAGATTGGCTTCCTTGAAGGCGCCTCGTGATCTTCTTCTTGGTGGGGTTAAACCCAATAAAAAGGTGTTTACCCCAAACCTCAATgttacaagaaataaaaacaaagggTAAATATATGAGTACTTCACATTTTAACTTTCAttcaattgtattgtatataattttactctaTTACAGACCATCCATAGGAAATACTCGGGAACATAGGAAAgatgaaagaaataaaagagataAAAAGAATGATAGAAATAAGAATTTCAAGAATGGATCTAACATTATTAAGTCCTCTGGTGTTTTCTCAGaaggtataatttaaatgtttacacATGCACAGTTTTTgtggttaaataataaataatctatttacatatttgaatatctacatattttacaataataaatagtattatatgtacatattatgtgtatgtattaGATATAAACTTGCActatatcataaattattataaagagcATCTATCTATAGGTATGGGTAGTGCTGAGCGACATTCTAACCGCTTGTCATATGGAAGGGATGTTAATGCAGCACCAACTTTACAAAAACCAACAATAAGAGTGAAGGATGTCATAaaggttattattttaagactaTTTATAAcaccaaaaatacatacataatacaatggaactatttaaattttacactgTGGTCTACTGTACCAaactaatatgttttattgataaaatttgctaatactatattatatatattactatttagaTTGATAAAGAGttagaagataaaaaaataaaggcaATTCTAAGTGAAGACGGAAAGGAAATTGAAGAAGCAGAAGATTTCAAGCAAGTTCTAGAAACAGATGCTCCTGTCAAACTACCTATGGATGATGGAGGTATGTCGGATGtgcaaatatgtttattaaagtaaattcaattttattggtGGCATtccaaatgtatataaataatgtctttaatttatataccaatAAAAATGGTAGAATGTTGAGAACTTGTTATTTTGGAGAAGCCAACCCCTTTAATATTCAGTTTATtggacatttaataaatataatttatgtttgacTCACGAcccaatcattttatttttgttttgatatggACGCAACTCCATATATCTGAATATTAGCCCTAGTGTAGTTTATTTACcagttattcttattttatttattaaaaaaaatgcttatttTTCTATGTGTAGAAGTTCAagtttagaattttttattattatatattattttataactttacaaataaacataaaaaccaaatgttcatcttaacaattttttgttttatgtaatagaaaatttatatgttcaccaattaatatattattgcttaattaaaaatgtaaaaagtgcaggcagcctagcaatatttaaattaagattaaaagaccatctattgagtgatcccaatctacggaaattaaagttcatccaagttctaccaagtgtctttttttttttttccttttttcaaattgtaacgttagcatataagtgttctcatgtaagtgactaatgtctattatgagaataaatgtctttaaacctaaaaattAACTAGAGTCATATCAGCTACTCTTAGAACCCCactttaatatcatttttatcttttaggATGGTCAAGCAAttcaatgaaaattaaaaaggaagTAGTAGTTAAACAGGAGCCAACTGATGATGAAGATATGCGTAAGCTATTCTtccgtataaaattattttaaagaaaagttataaatttgtatcTCGACATAAAATACTGAAGTTAATTGGCATTTATACAATGTttgctttatataattattactgatACTCGCAAACTCGAAAGTTAGTTTGGAAGTGATTTGAACAGGGTtggttttacttaattatcgAAGCtgtaatattcttaataaatttttatttttctgcatGGTAAATTAAACAATGCGATTATGAGAATTCAAAGCAATAATATACCAACATTGTTTATCAAGGACCCGTGTTTGATTATATCCATGATTGAAGAAAATCGAGTGTTCCAGTTGTGGTATGGAGTCTCAagtgttttgaaattttacacaatttttttcatacaaacattttaacagAGACAGAACCAGAAGAGAAGCCAATTCCAGATGTTAAGGAAATATTTGAAGACATCAGTGTGGCCAACCTAATGAAGAGTGACAAGCCAACATTGATATTATTACAGGTGATTATTCTGACGTACCATATGAAACGTAAATCCCGCAACGGGGTGTAAAGCAAAcacactttttaattaatgtttcattgacttttttatttacgctTACCACCTATGCCTGATGCACATCGTCAAGCTTTGGGTGACACGTTGGTTGCCTTATGTTATACATTAGGTTATCCCTGCTCATAAATGAATATCCTTaactattcattatttattttttaatcacttagggcctgtttcacaatgtatggataaagtgccaaatagctatgcaacaca
Proteins encoded:
- the LOC110998627 gene encoding DNA-directed RNA polymerase III subunit RPC4 — translated: MSNLEDKTNGVGSNPLQRLASLKAPRDLLLGGVKPNKKVFTPNLNVTRNKNKGPSIGNTREHRKDERNKRDKKNDRNKNFKNGSNIIKSSGVFSEGMGSAERHSNRLSYGRDVNAAPTLQKPTIRVKDVIKIDKELEDKKIKAILSEDGKEIEEAEDFKQVLETDAPVKLPMDDGGWSSNSMKIKKEVVVKQEPTDDEDMQTEPEEKPIPDVKEIFEDISVANLMKSDKPTLILLQLSDTLPGRGGSGDDDRKKPTNQPSSSSEETEPKPPVDTKCRLSDLEEGRIGKLRVHRSGRVTLALGNTIFEVSSGTKASFCQEVVSVSVDDRSRSASMISLGSLQHKLNVTPDWQAMFDEMAIKL